The following coding sequences lie in one Silvanigrella aquatica genomic window:
- a CDS encoding 2Fe-2S iron-sulfur cluster-binding protein, with product MPVLTVKTDKKNITVENGASIIDVCETEETSILFGCRDGACGACMIRVVENPQHLSTIEEHERDFLETMAAREDERLACQCKVLGDVTIEVSE from the coding sequence ATGCCAGTATTAACAGTGAAAACCGATAAAAAGAATATAACCGTAGAGAACGGCGCTTCTATCATTGATGTGTGTGAAACCGAAGAAACAAGCATTTTATTTGGTTGTCGTGATGGCGCCTGTGGTGCTTGTATGATTCGTGTTGTAGAAAATCCTCAACATTTAAGCACGATAGAAGAGCACGAACGTGACTTTTTAGAAACAATGGCAGCACGTGAAGACGAGCGCTTGGCTTGCCAATGTAAAGTTTTAGGTGATGTGACAATCGAAGTTTCTGAATAA
- a CDS encoding radical SAM protein, giving the protein MLVLPHSLSLITTHHCTAACDHCCFSCSPKITTRIPKEKITSLINEAQRIPTMKLVCFTGGECFTLGNELDEHIAQATKFGLITRCITNGYWAISLEHARRRMKKAKESGLKEINFSTGTFHQKYVPIERILNGTLAAAEAGIFVVINMEICDQSDEIKNNIILKNEKLIELHNAKKILIQRTVWIESDGNASLSHPENRSRFNPSNKSACRTVLNVLSVTPTQDLIACCGLHLEKIDELHLGNLSNSSIMDVLKNTQDDLLKIWIHLDGVEEVYLQAQKEDPSISLPLSSTHPCETCLSLYKNKEAFSAIQKVVKRNEKEIMERYRNKITLQIFDRNVINNLSF; this is encoded by the coding sequence ATGTTAGTATTACCACATTCCCTTTCATTAATTACTACACACCATTGTACGGCTGCATGTGATCATTGTTGTTTTTCTTGCAGCCCTAAAATAACAACACGAATTCCAAAAGAAAAAATCACATCTCTTATTAATGAGGCGCAAAGAATTCCAACTATGAAATTGGTATGCTTTACAGGTGGAGAATGTTTTACTTTAGGTAACGAATTGGATGAGCATATAGCACAAGCTACGAAATTTGGATTAATTACAAGGTGTATTACAAATGGATATTGGGCAATATCTTTAGAACATGCAAGAAGAAGAATGAAAAAAGCAAAAGAAAGTGGCTTAAAAGAAATTAATTTTAGTACGGGAACATTTCATCAAAAATATGTTCCCATTGAGCGCATTTTAAATGGAACACTTGCTGCTGCTGAAGCGGGAATTTTTGTTGTTATAAATATGGAAATATGTGATCAAAGTGATGAAATAAAAAATAATATTATATTAAAAAATGAAAAATTAATAGAGCTTCATAATGCTAAGAAAATTTTAATTCAACGTACAGTGTGGATTGAATCCGATGGTAATGCGTCATTAAGTCATCCCGAAAATAGATCTCGTTTTAATCCTAGTAATAAAAGTGCCTGTAGAACGGTTTTAAATGTTCTTTCTGTTACGCCAACTCAAGATCTTATTGCTTGCTGTGGTCTTCATTTAGAAAAAATAGATGAATTGCATTTAGGAAATTTATCAAACAGTTCTATTATGGATGTGTTAAAAAATACGCAAGATGACTTACTAAAAATTTGGATACACCTAGATGGAGTGGAAGAAGTTTACTTACAAGCCCAAAAAGAAGATCCTTCTATTTCATTACCTTTATCTTCTACTCACCCTTGTGAAACATGCTTGAGTTTATATAAAAATAAAGAGGCTTTTAGTGCTATTCAGAAAGTTGTTAAAAGAAACGAAAAAGAAATTATGGAAAGATATAGGAATAAAATAACATTGCAAATTTTTGATCGCAATGTTATCAATAATCTTTCCTTTTAA
- the aspA gene encoding aspartate ammonia-lyase: protein MDLAFFPHFTLFSNLTEQEIKTLSQYFDKISYKKGDIIYTSGQTRDKLRLIIKGRIEVAAETNDFEEPTTIYGPKQFLGEAALLQEGTLHKAKAVAVTNVEMIVLTRQNFLKLMKEHQEISCKIQLNIGSYVFSKLSRGSSHNNVQFSGYGSGKKRHEHDLLGDRELPDEVYYGVQTLRALENFNITGVTLRDFPIFIKGLAQVKKAAALANCEIGILDKEICEHIVMACDEIIAGHWHDQFLVDMIQGGAGTSTNMNANEVIANRALELWGKEKGQYNFIHPNNHVNLGQSTNDAYPTAIRLAALQSVPGIVEALEELCATLSEKGKEFSDVIKMGRTQLQDAVPMTLGQEFEAFSVMLSEDIERLREGSKLFLELSIGGTAIGTGINSHPKYAATAIKKIKEITGLNVVAAPNLIEATPDTGAFVMFSGILKRLAVKLSKTCNDLRLLSSGPRCGFGDINLPPMQPGSSIMPGKVNPVIPEVVNQVAFQVIGNDLTVTMGSEGGQLQLNAFEPVMVFNIFQSVNMLSRAMRTLTRLCVKGITANREACRRAVEHSIGLVTALNPLIGYENSTMIAKEALESGESVFNLVLKHKLLTKEQLEEALKPENMLSAR from the coding sequence ATGGATCTAGCGTTTTTTCCACATTTTACCTTATTTTCTAACCTCACTGAACAAGAAATTAAAACCCTATCACAGTACTTTGATAAAATATCCTATAAAAAGGGCGATATCATTTATACATCGGGGCAGACACGAGACAAGCTCCGTCTCATTATTAAAGGGCGTATTGAAGTTGCTGCCGAAACCAATGATTTTGAAGAGCCCACGACAATTTACGGTCCTAAGCAGTTTTTAGGCGAAGCTGCGTTATTGCAAGAAGGCACTCTTCATAAAGCTAAAGCAGTTGCTGTTACCAATGTAGAAATGATTGTTCTTACTCGGCAAAATTTTTTAAAACTGATGAAAGAGCATCAAGAAATTTCATGTAAAATTCAATTGAATATTGGCAGTTATGTCTTTAGCAAATTATCTCGTGGTTCAAGCCATAATAATGTGCAGTTTTCAGGCTATGGCTCAGGAAAAAAACGCCATGAACACGATCTTTTAGGAGATAGAGAGCTTCCTGATGAAGTTTATTATGGTGTGCAAACTTTACGTGCCCTTGAAAACTTTAATATTACGGGTGTTACTTTAAGAGACTTTCCTATATTTATCAAAGGTCTTGCTCAAGTAAAAAAAGCCGCCGCATTGGCAAATTGTGAAATAGGCATATTAGATAAGGAAATATGTGAACATATCGTCATGGCCTGTGATGAGATTATTGCGGGTCATTGGCATGATCAGTTTTTGGTAGATATGATTCAAGGAGGGGCAGGCACTTCGACGAATATGAATGCCAATGAAGTGATTGCCAACCGTGCTCTTGAGCTTTGGGGTAAAGAAAAGGGGCAATACAATTTTATTCATCCTAATAATCATGTGAATTTAGGGCAGTCGACTAATGATGCTTATCCTACAGCCATCCGCTTAGCTGCTTTGCAATCGGTTCCTGGCATTGTCGAAGCTTTGGAAGAGTTATGCGCCACTCTTTCAGAAAAGGGCAAAGAGTTCTCTGATGTTATAAAAATGGGTCGAACACAGTTGCAAGATGCTGTTCCCATGACACTTGGTCAAGAATTTGAAGCTTTTTCTGTCATGCTGAGCGAAGATATTGAACGTCTGCGTGAAGGTTCAAAATTGTTTTTAGAATTGAGTATTGGTGGCACTGCTATTGGTACAGGAATCAATTCGCATCCTAAATACGCGGCGACAGCTATTAAAAAAATAAAAGAAATTACAGGATTGAATGTCGTTGCTGCTCCTAATTTAATTGAAGCCACTCCTGATACGGGTGCTTTTGTGATGTTCTCTGGTATTTTAAAACGTTTGGCTGTGAAGTTAAGCAAAACTTGTAATGATTTGCGCCTGCTTTCCAGCGGTCCTCGTTGCGGATTTGGCGATATCAATTTGCCGCCCATGCAACCTGGTTCCAGTATTATGCCTGGAAAAGTAAACCCTGTTATCCCCGAAGTGGTGAATCAAGTTGCTTTTCAGGTGATTGGAAACGATTTAACGGTGACCATGGGTTCGGAAGGGGGGCAGTTGCAGCTAAACGCTTTTGAGCCTGTTATGGTCTTTAATATTTTCCAAAGTGTAAACATGTTAAGCCGTGCTATGCGGACATTAACCCGCCTTTGTGTAAAAGGAATTACAGCTAATCGTGAAGCGTGTCGTCGCGCAGTGGAACACAGCATTGGGCTCGTTACGGCATTAAATCCCTTAATTGGTTATGAAAACTCAACTATGATTGCAAAAGAAGCTTTGGAATCGGGAGAAAGTGTTTTTAACTTGGTTTTAAAACATAAGCTGCTTACGAAGGAGCAACTGGAAGAAGCTTTAAAACCTGAAAACATGCTGAGTGCCCGTTAA
- a CDS encoding follicular epithelium yolk protein subunit, with protein sequence MSILLSVIAGMSADHSSASGSGQEIHIITDKERESFGIGNDQVLKKAVEAYFGKSPDDVYLKSDTPWDDLYKTYNWSQVQTNYRVRDVQILEITSQPEILAKKTFENKSSKSVTYNASISDTRANTLETHWSQSTNKSVGFSIKASFSVPGVFGFEGGSTFNFDSTWGEGGFQSTTTTVGTTTGIIVTLDPGEKVEAHLNATRGHLKVRVNYDTYLTGITAVNYAQTYKEHHFWGLPIDKVLKSSGINNNQIVTQDLNFSYYSDAHVVVYDQKGREKRTINASFN encoded by the coding sequence ATGTCTATTTTATTGTCTGTTATTGCTGGAATGAGTGCGGATCATTCATCTGCATCCGGATCGGGTCAGGAAATTCATATCATTACGGATAAAGAAAGAGAATCATTTGGTATAGGAAATGACCAAGTTTTAAAAAAGGCGGTGGAAGCTTATTTTGGAAAATCTCCTGATGATGTTTATTTAAAAAGTGACACTCCATGGGACGATCTTTATAAAACATACAACTGGTCACAAGTACAGACAAATTATAGAGTAAGAGATGTTCAAATTCTTGAAATAACATCCCAACCAGAAATTCTTGCAAAGAAAACCTTTGAAAATAAAAGTAGCAAGAGTGTTACCTATAATGCTTCTATTTCAGATACCAGAGCAAATACTCTTGAAACTCATTGGTCACAATCCACAAATAAATCTGTTGGATTTTCTATAAAAGCCAGCTTTTCCGTTCCCGGAGTTTTCGGATTTGAGGGAGGCAGCACCTTTAATTTTGATAGCACTTGGGGCGAAGGTGGTTTTCAATCAACCACAACGACTGTGGGCACAACCACAGGTATTATTGTAACCTTAGACCCTGGAGAAAAAGTCGAAGCCCACTTAAATGCCACACGAGGCCATCTGAAAGTGAGAGTCAATTACGATACCTATTTAACCGGCATTACAGCAGTAAATTATGCTCAAACATATAAAGAACATCACTTTTGGGGATTGCCTATTGATAAAGTTCTTAAATCATCAGGAATAAACAACAATCAAATTGTGACTCAGGATCTCAACTTTAGCTACTATTCCGATGCCCATGTGGTCGTTTACGATCAAAAAGGAAGAGAAAAAAGAACAATTAATGCTTCATTTAATTGA
- a CDS encoding rod shape-determining protein — protein sequence MFDWFFRLLSHDLAIDLGTANTLVYVKNRGIVANEPSVVAVQRDSRGLRTVKAVGRAAKEMLGRTPGTIEAVRPMKDGVIADFELTEKMLSYFIGVAHNHRSLVRPRAVICIPYGITEVEKRAVRESAESAGCSSVYLIEEPMAASIGADLPIHEASGNMIVDIGGGTTEVAVISLLGIVYSKSVRVGGDKMDESIVNYLKRRFNVLIGERTAEQIKIAIGSAYPEEEIRTMQVKGRDLVAGIPKTIEVTSEEIREAMQEPVNAIVEAVRLALEKTPPELAADIVDKGIVLVGGGALIRNLDVLLREETGLPIVVAENPLTAVVLGSGRVLDNPELLREVTF from the coding sequence ATGTTCGATTGGTTTTTTAGGCTACTTTCCCACGATTTGGCAATTGATTTAGGAACTGCAAACACGTTAGTTTATGTGAAAAACAGAGGAATCGTGGCAAATGAGCCCTCTGTTGTTGCTGTCCAACGAGACTCCCGAGGTCTCCGAACTGTAAAGGCCGTGGGAAGAGCTGCAAAAGAAATGCTCGGAAGAACTCCAGGAACGATTGAAGCCGTTCGTCCTATGAAAGACGGTGTCATTGCCGACTTTGAACTGACTGAAAAAATGCTCAGTTACTTTATTGGCGTGGCACACAACCACCGTTCCCTAGTACGTCCTCGTGCTGTTATTTGTATCCCCTACGGCATAACCGAAGTGGAAAAAAGAGCCGTGCGTGAATCGGCCGAATCCGCCGGATGCTCTTCTGTTTACTTAATTGAAGAACCCATGGCGGCATCCATTGGTGCCGACTTGCCTATCCACGAAGCAAGTGGAAATATGATTGTAGATATTGGTGGGGGAACAACGGAAGTTGCTGTTATTTCTTTGCTTGGTATTGTTTATTCTAAAAGCGTCCGCGTTGGTGGCGATAAAATGGATGAATCCATAGTTAACTATCTAAAGCGCCGCTTTAACGTTTTAATCGGGGAACGAACCGCAGAGCAAATTAAAATTGCCATTGGTTCTGCTTATCCCGAAGAAGAAATCCGCACCATGCAAGTCAAAGGCCGCGACCTCGTTGCCGGTATTCCAAAAACAATCGAAGTCACCAGTGAAGAAATTCGCGAAGCCATGCAAGAACCTGTCAATGCTATTGTCGAAGCTGTTCGCCTCGCTCTTGAAAAAACACCTCCCGAACTCGCTGCCGACATTGTAGACAAAGGTATTGTTCTTGTAGGCGGTGGAGCCTTAATTCGTAATTTAGATGTCTTACTGCGCGAAGAAACAGGCCTTCCTATTGTTGTAGCTGAAAACCCATTAACAGCTGTGGTTTTAGGCTCGGGACGTGTGCTTGATAATCCTGAGCTATTAAGAGAAGTTACTTTTTAA
- a CDS encoding peptide ABC transporter substrate-binding protein, with protein sequence MQKKLFKTVTLLTVSFGILSAAQAAVVPNGTKLAKNQILNKDNSSEPSSLDPSRVRDNLGANVVMDLFESLVIDDPMGNIIPAGATHWDINKGGTKYTFHLRKNAKWSDGSPVLADDYVYSFKRFVNPNTASEMAYLANMIKNAQTIVDGKANPETLGVKALDNFTLEITLEQPTPYFLSVLTGVNFVPLKKDVVEKYKSDWTQSLHIVGNGAYKLKSWKIGDHISLEKNPNYWDSKNTVINTVNFYATQDKTTSLRMFQAGQLDWTYGIPPGQLESIKKQYPKELRNAPQLASNYISFNTEKPPFNNKKLREALSLVVNRESFTKYISGKNETPLYDIVPYGIANYTPYVPTWSKMSDKELLAKAQQLYKEAGYSKENPARIKFTYATNETDRKYATALASIWEKALGTKTELISEEWKVHLSYLTSKNYQVTLQLYGADYNDAQNFIGLLENGNAQNITGYNKKEFNVLLHESSKEMNPEKRKQILSSAAKMAMDDFPVSPLFSSKIYRLIKTYVQGVTFVSPQDNYRTKDLYIVSHDGNS encoded by the coding sequence ATGCAAAAAAAACTATTTAAAACAGTTACGTTATTAACTGTTTCATTTGGCATTCTTTCTGCAGCTCAAGCAGCTGTTGTCCCCAACGGAACAAAATTAGCTAAAAATCAAATATTAAATAAAGATAATTCAAGCGAACCCTCCTCACTCGATCCTTCGCGCGTCCGCGATAATTTGGGTGCCAATGTTGTAATGGATCTTTTTGAAAGTCTTGTCATTGATGATCCTATGGGAAATATTATTCCTGCAGGAGCAACTCATTGGGATATTAATAAAGGCGGAACAAAGTATACATTTCATTTGAGAAAAAATGCCAAATGGTCCGATGGCTCTCCTGTTTTAGCGGACGATTATGTCTACAGTTTTAAAAGATTTGTGAATCCAAATACGGCTTCTGAAATGGCTTATTTAGCAAATATGATTAAAAATGCGCAAACTATTGTGGATGGAAAAGCAAATCCTGAAACATTAGGAGTAAAAGCCCTTGATAACTTCACACTTGAAATTACTTTAGAACAACCTACTCCTTATTTTTTAAGCGTTCTTACCGGTGTTAACTTTGTTCCCTTAAAAAAAGATGTGGTGGAAAAATATAAATCTGATTGGACACAATCATTGCATATTGTAGGCAACGGTGCTTATAAATTAAAATCTTGGAAAATTGGCGATCACATTTCTTTAGAAAAAAATCCAAATTATTGGGATAGCAAAAATACTGTTATTAATACCGTGAATTTTTATGCAACCCAAGATAAAACAACATCTTTAAGAATGTTCCAAGCAGGACAGCTCGACTGGACTTATGGAATTCCTCCTGGTCAATTAGAAAGTATAAAAAAACAATATCCAAAAGAACTTAGAAATGCTCCACAACTTGCCTCAAATTACATAAGTTTTAATACTGAAAAGCCTCCTTTTAACAATAAAAAATTACGCGAAGCTCTTTCGCTTGTAGTAAACAGAGAATCCTTTACAAAATATATCTCAGGTAAAAATGAAACTCCTCTTTACGATATTGTTCCCTATGGTATTGCGAATTACACGCCTTATGTTCCTACATGGTCGAAGATGAGTGATAAAGAATTGCTTGCAAAAGCACAACAACTTTACAAAGAAGCGGGATATTCTAAAGAAAATCCTGCCCGCATTAAGTTTACTTATGCAACCAACGAAACCGATCGCAAATACGCCACCGCTTTGGCTTCTATTTGGGAAAAAGCATTGGGCACGAAAACAGAATTGATTAGTGAAGAATGGAAAGTTCATTTAAGTTATTTAACCAGCAAAAATTATCAAGTCACACTTCAATTATATGGCGCAGATTATAACGATGCACAAAACTTTATTGGCTTATTAGAAAATGGAAATGCGCAAAATATTACAGGGTATAATAAGAAAGAATTTAACGTATTATTGCATGAATCTTCTAAAGAAATGAATCCTGAAAAAAGAAAGCAAATCCTTTCCAGTGCTGCTAAAATGGCTATGGATGATTTTCCTGTGTCACCCTTATTTTCCAGTAAAATTTATCGACTCATAAAAACCTATGTTCAAGGCGTTACCTTCGTCAGTCCGCAAGACAACTATAGAACAAAAGATTTGTACATTGTTTCCCACGACGGAAATAGTTAA
- a CDS encoding transposase — protein sequence MDITISKYWQRFKDKLFPEPEIYLGNPTESHLELMLILDTIKIADFFNDYASCPGRGRPSLDRECFAKAFIAKSVLNLPTTVSLIDRLKVDIVLRRICGFINKNKLPCEASFSNAFKEFSKTKLAEKIHEVIIKKYHKGVLVHHISRDSTAIEVREKPEKKEAKIELKKRARGRPRKGEFILKKEPSILEKQKNKNLNEMLLELPVNCNIGSKKNSKGYSYSWIGYKLHIDTGDYGIPISCLLTSASVHDNNVSLPLEMITGNRISSLYTLMDSAYDSSIIKEDIIARGKVHVIEHNPRRGEKIEFDPPKSERYKFRAGAERTNALLKDSYGGNSIMVKSPSKVMCHLMFGIICISAMQIARAII from the coding sequence ATGGATATCACGATTTCTAAATATTGGCAAAGATTTAAAGACAAATTATTTCCGGAACCAGAGATTTATCTTGGTAATCCTACAGAAAGCCATCTTGAGCTGATGCTGATTTTGGATACAATTAAGATTGCTGATTTTTTTAATGATTACGCTTCCTGTCCTGGAAGAGGTCGTCCATCTTTGGATAGAGAATGTTTTGCAAAAGCATTTATTGCAAAATCAGTATTAAATTTACCAACTACAGTTTCATTAATTGATCGATTAAAAGTAGATATTGTTTTGAGAAGAATTTGTGGTTTTATTAACAAAAATAAACTCCCTTGCGAAGCCTCATTTAGCAATGCTTTTAAGGAGTTTTCTAAAACAAAATTGGCTGAAAAAATACATGAAGTAATAATAAAAAAATATCATAAGGGAGTTCTGGTTCACCATATTTCCAGGGATTCAACCGCCATTGAAGTGAGAGAAAAGCCAGAGAAAAAAGAAGCAAAAATTGAATTAAAGAAACGGGCAAGAGGGCGGCCTCGCAAAGGTGAATTCATTCTAAAAAAGGAACCTTCAATTTTAGAAAAGCAAAAAAATAAAAATTTAAATGAAATGCTTTTGGAGTTACCTGTAAATTGCAATATTGGATCTAAAAAAAATTCTAAAGGCTATAGTTATTCATGGATTGGCTATAAATTGCATATCGATACAGGGGATTATGGAATTCCAATAAGCTGTTTATTAACTTCAGCCTCGGTTCATGACAACAATGTTTCTTTACCACTTGAAATGATCACTGGTAATAGAATATCGAGCTTATATACCCTTATGGATTCAGCATATGATTCTAGCATAATAAAAGAAGATATTATTGCGAGAGGAAAAGTTCATGTTATTGAGCATAATCCTCGCAGAGGAGAAAAAATTGAATTCGACCCTCCAAAATCTGAACGCTATAAGTTTAGAGCAGGAGCAGAAAGAACAAATGCGCTTCTAAAAGATAGTTACGGTGGAAATTCAATAATGGTAAAAAGCCCATCTAAAGTAATGTGCCATTTAATGTTTGGTATTATTTGTATTTCAGCGATGCAAATAGCAAGAGCCATAATTTAA
- a CDS encoding GNAT family N-acetyltransferase, whose amino-acid sequence MDIIIREMNKFDCLRCKDLTLQMGYHDNLADFDKRFSLINKLPHHHLVVAESLVDKTVVAWMHLEIRYLLVSSFKVEISALMVDEKMRGLGIGKKFLAYAENWTKNCGFKDIFLYSKLMREDAHNFYIKCGYLNLKDEKMFTKNLEKNVMQDLKAIYESKLDSKIENIKIQ is encoded by the coding sequence GTGGATATTATCATACGCGAAATGAACAAGTTTGATTGTTTAAGGTGTAAAGACTTAACCCTTCAAATGGGGTATCATGACAATCTTGCCGATTTTGATAAACGGTTTTCTTTAATTAATAAGTTACCTCATCATCATCTTGTCGTAGCTGAATCTCTCGTTGATAAGACGGTGGTTGCTTGGATGCACCTTGAAATTCGTTACCTTCTTGTCTCTTCTTTTAAGGTCGAAATTTCGGCTCTTATGGTTGATGAAAAGATGAGAGGCTTAGGTATTGGAAAAAAATTTCTTGCTTATGCCGAAAATTGGACAAAGAACTGTGGATTTAAGGATATCTTTTTATATTCAAAATTAATGCGTGAGGATGCTCACAATTTTTATATAAAATGTGGTTACTTAAATTTAAAAGACGAAAAAATGTTCACAAAAAATCTTGAAAAAAATGTAATGCAAGATTTAAAAGCAATATATGAAAGCAAACTCGATTCTAAAATAGAGAATATTAAAATTCAATAA
- the dapF gene encoding diaminopimelate epimerase — MDQPDFEFDFEKLHGASNDFIFIPHPILINFKSQLELKNFVKNICHRNQGIGADGVVFYDLGKDKSKNKSNENLNQIKIFIVNSDGSYAGTCGNALRCLGFKLLRDKEWDGKTELPIYRLFPKHFSQNLNLISSDESFVLQTNSFAILNNATLDSVITATVHVAMGKEVNTKATPILENALAQFGNTLDFLTPIYVELSNPHWIFISPNFQHFNRREFKEFGLFAQGELRSKSLEGEVPLANIGMITLQQKNSLQWNLVVFERGAGLTQCCGSGAVAARIALEYSGFVSQEVSDVSFQMPGGLVSISKPLNRGDETAQRVLKGPAHWVFKGNGLHRPNQ, encoded by the coding sequence GTGGATCAACCCGATTTCGAATTTGATTTTGAAAAACTACATGGCGCATCTAACGATTTTATTTTTATACCTCATCCCATTTTAATAAATTTTAAGAGTCAACTCGAACTTAAAAATTTTGTGAAAAATATATGTCATCGCAATCAAGGAATTGGTGCCGATGGCGTTGTTTTTTATGATTTAGGCAAAGATAAATCTAAAAATAAAAGCAATGAAAATTTAAATCAAATAAAAATTTTCATTGTTAATTCCGATGGCAGTTATGCAGGAACCTGTGGCAATGCTTTGCGCTGCTTAGGATTTAAATTATTACGTGATAAAGAATGGGATGGGAAAACTGAATTACCTATTTATCGTTTATTTCCAAAACATTTTTCACAGAATCTGAATTTAATTTCTTCAGATGAAAGCTTTGTTTTACAAACAAATTCTTTTGCTATTTTAAATAATGCGACTTTAGATTCCGTGATAACAGCTACAGTTCATGTTGCTATGGGTAAAGAAGTAAATACAAAAGCTACGCCAATTTTAGAAAATGCCCTTGCTCAATTTGGAAATACTTTAGATTTTCTAACTCCCATTTATGTTGAACTCTCTAATCCGCATTGGATATTTATTTCACCAAATTTTCAACATTTTAATCGAAGAGAATTCAAAGAATTTGGCTTATTTGCCCAAGGTGAATTGCGATCTAAGTCGTTGGAAGGAGAAGTTCCTTTAGCAAATATTGGAATGATAACGCTACAACAAAAAAATTCATTGCAATGGAATTTGGTTGTGTTCGAAAGAGGAGCGGGATTAACGCAATGTTGTGGTTCAGGTGCTGTGGCAGCGCGTATTGCCCTAGAATATTCAGGTTTTGTTTCTCAAGAAGTTTCAGATGTTTCTTTTCAAATGCCAGGCGGTTTGGTTTCTATTTCTAAACCTTTAAATAGAGGTGATGAAACAGCACAAAGAGTTTTAAAGGGGCCTGCACATTGGGTTTTTAAGGGAAATGGACTTCATCGTCCCAATCAATAA
- a CDS encoding lysophospholipid acyltransferase family protein: protein MFLKVFLNCLSYCLNILGHRGIYILSLILAILMFDILKIRRKVILKNLNIAFGETKSLQEKIKIGRKSTISFLQTALELFTAKKLFARTKFILNNENIANELFSQNLGIYTLCIHMGNWEYLCHIGSVKFAPVHVVVKPIGKGTLAKWVEDMRSSIGYRLIDRKSVETPTTQIFNALSKQEVIGFIVDQKRPRGEVVPFFGKDASTNNSLAKLWLRKKAPIIPVIIKRTKIDTHEITFLPEFKMTEDKNLSFEENVTQNTIQMNLLVEEMIRQNPEEYFWMHNRWE from the coding sequence ATGTTTTTAAAAGTTTTCTTAAATTGTTTGTCATATTGCTTAAATATTTTAGGTCATAGAGGCATTTACATTTTATCTTTAATTTTAGCAATTCTTATGTTCGATATCCTAAAAATTAGAAGAAAAGTTATTCTAAAAAACTTAAATATTGCTTTCGGAGAAACAAAATCTCTTCAAGAAAAAATAAAAATTGGCAGGAAATCAACAATTAGTTTTTTACAAACAGCACTTGAATTATTTACCGCAAAAAAACTTTTTGCACGAACAAAATTTATATTAAATAACGAAAATATAGCAAACGAATTATTTTCTCAAAATTTGGGAATTTACACACTTTGCATTCATATGGGAAATTGGGAATATCTTTGCCATATTGGTTCCGTTAAGTTTGCTCCCGTGCATGTCGTTGTCAAGCCTATTGGCAAAGGAACATTGGCAAAATGGGTTGAAGATATGCGTTCTTCCATTGGATATCGCCTTATCGACAGAAAATCAGTAGAGACTCCCACAACTCAAATTTTTAATGCTCTCTCAAAACAAGAAGTGATTGGGTTTATTGTCGATCAAAAGCGCCCTAGGGGTGAAGTCGTTCCTTTTTTTGGTAAAGATGCCTCTACAAATAATAGCCTTGCCAAGCTTTGGTTAAGAAAAAAAGCACCTATTATTCCCGTTATTATTAAAAGAACAAAAATAGATACTCATGAAATCACTTTTTTACCTGAATTTAAAATGACAGAAGATAAAAACCTGAGTTTTGAAGAAAATGTCACACAAAATACCATTCAAATGAACCTTCTTGTTGAAGAAATGATACGACAAAACCCTGAAGAATATTTTTGGATGCACAATCGTTGGGAATAA